In one uncultured Methanoregula sp. genomic region, the following are encoded:
- a CDS encoding V-type ATP synthase subunit I: MLKPKQMSRLLIAASRDQMAPVITELYRHNLFHIEEFVDQGQEGYEGFKIGTPLPGASEKSTDLIKIRAITNAISVRSDEIESVKTCPRAELKSKIERELPALEREVEDLTVRRSKLDTRLKEYEQKIAEITPFASVPVDLDLYHGYKRFTTIAGYVPREIVLSVPNEMYFSKGKVKNFIVVIVPSEQRGEVERTLQEAGFQSVSIPDESGSPQSRIDYYSGQIAALAKEIAEINGKLDTVKKKNTEFLVTCEEFLKSEVEQTEAPLRFATTKQTFVAEGWVPSDKVDAVSNSLVQATGGKIYVTVLPTDLEHDAVPVEYNNPDFAKPAQMLLDVYSRPKYTEVDPTLMLSIVFPIFFGLILGDVGYGLILLVMCFGLRKMMKGEDGQMFIKVLRNASISSIFFGILFSEFLGFALPWSPIIFSRHLLIGGGEAGGHGPAIPGLMIMSIWIGLLHISLGRILGMYNHAKQDHGDHRTKAVMANFGWLAVMWGIIIAIWSNVAMPYMFDLTKLPVVAAGLNIGTFIGGALIVIGVLCIARDSVLEVIELPTIISHVLSYARLVAVGLSSVAIAMVVNYMAIGMFIKPQLANLTIVGVFIILVGVVIFLLGHTLNLALGILGGGLHSIRLHYVEFFTKFYKGGGKKYVPFGMKRKFTED; encoded by the coding sequence ATGTTAAAGCCTAAGCAGATGAGCCGGCTTCTCATCGCAGCCTCACGGGACCAGATGGCCCCGGTTATTACGGAATTATACCGTCATAACCTGTTTCATATCGAGGAATTTGTCGATCAGGGACAGGAAGGCTATGAGGGCTTTAAGATTGGTACGCCTCTTCCAGGAGCAAGCGAGAAGTCCACGGATCTCATCAAGATCCGGGCCATCACGAATGCAATCTCTGTTCGCAGTGATGAGATCGAATCCGTGAAAACCTGCCCACGGGCAGAGTTGAAATCGAAGATCGAACGGGAACTCCCGGCTCTTGAGCGGGAAGTCGAAGATCTGACGGTCAGACGCTCGAAGCTTGACACCCGGCTCAAGGAATACGAGCAGAAGATTGCCGAGATTACCCCGTTTGCGAGCGTCCCGGTGGACCTGGATCTGTATCACGGTTACAAGAGATTCACTACTATCGCCGGGTACGTTCCCCGTGAAATTGTGTTGTCAGTGCCGAACGAGATGTATTTTTCCAAGGGTAAAGTGAAAAATTTCATCGTTGTTATCGTCCCAAGTGAGCAGCGTGGAGAGGTCGAACGCACGCTCCAGGAGGCAGGGTTCCAGTCGGTTTCCATACCCGACGAGTCCGGCTCACCTCAGTCGCGTATTGACTATTACTCCGGGCAAATCGCTGCACTCGCAAAAGAGATCGCGGAGATCAACGGGAAACTCGATACGGTCAAGAAGAAAAACACTGAATTCCTTGTTACCTGCGAGGAGTTCCTGAAATCTGAAGTTGAGCAGACCGAGGCACCGCTCCGGTTTGCGACAACGAAACAGACCTTCGTTGCAGAGGGATGGGTTCCTTCAGACAAGGTCGATGCCGTGAGCAATTCACTTGTACAGGCAACCGGCGGCAAGATCTATGTTACGGTGTTGCCGACAGATCTTGAGCATGATGCAGTACCAGTGGAATACAACAATCCGGATTTTGCAAAACCTGCACAGATGCTTCTGGATGTTTACTCAAGGCCCAAGTATACTGAAGTCGACCCGACACTGATGCTCTCCATCGTGTTCCCGATCTTCTTTGGCCTGATCCTCGGGGATGTCGGGTATGGCCTGATTCTCCTGGTGATGTGTTTTGGCCTGCGGAAGATGATGAAAGGGGAAGACGGGCAGATGTTTATAAAAGTGCTGCGGAATGCCAGCATTTCAAGCATTTTCTTCGGTATATTATTCAGCGAATTTCTCGGGTTTGCACTTCCCTGGTCGCCGATCATCTTCTCCAGACATCTGTTAATCGGGGGAGGAGAAGCTGGGGGACACGGGCCGGCAATTCCCGGACTGATGATCATGTCCATCTGGATCGGTCTTCTGCATATCTCGCTCGGCCGGATCCTTGGCATGTACAACCATGCAAAACAGGACCACGGTGACCACCGGACAAAGGCTGTCATGGCCAACTTCGGGTGGCTCGCGGTCATGTGGGGTATAATCATCGCTATCTGGTCGAACGTGGCAATGCCGTATATGTTCGATCTCACAAAACTTCCCGTAGTGGCAGCAGGTCTGAACATCGGGACGTTCATCGGTGGGGCGCTCATCGTGATCGGTGTTCTCTGCATCGCGAGGGATTCTGTCCTTGAAGTAATCGAATTACCCACCATCATCTCCCACGTGCTCTCTTATGCACGTCTTGTCGCAGTCGGGCTTTCATCGGTTGCCATCGCGATGGTCGTCAACTACATGGCCATCGGGATGTTCATCAAGCCCCAGCTCGCAAATCTCACTATTGTCGGTGTGTTCATCATCCTTGTCGGTGTCGTGATATTTCTACTCGGGCATACCCTGAACCTGGCACTTGGCATTTTGGGTGGCGGACTCCACTCGATTCGTTTGCACTATGTTGAATTCTTCACCAAGTTCTACAAGGGTGGAGGCAAGAAGTACGTTCCATTCGGAATGAAAAGAAAATTTACGGAGGATTAA
- a CDS encoding ATPase translates to MKTEVLRDIKKAEEEYQTTISKAQEEKKQKHSQAELEADNLVTKAQSNAEQYKKLKLEEARRQAALKHAEIIKSGNQRAAALKVKGEQNLPKAVQLLVLRFKEQLNVKA, encoded by the coding sequence ATGAAGACTGAGGTCCTAAGAGACATCAAGAAAGCTGAAGAAGAGTACCAGACTACGATCAGCAAAGCCCAGGAGGAGAAGAAGCAGAAGCATTCTCAGGCTGAACTTGAAGCTGATAACCTGGTAACAAAAGCGCAGAGCAATGCAGAACAATACAAGAAGCTGAAACTGGAAGAAGCACGGCGCCAGGCAGCACTTAAGCACGCTGAAATCATAAAAAGCGGCAATCAGCGCGCAGCAGCACTCAAGGTGAAAGGGGAACAGAACCTTCCAAAAGCGGTGCAGCTGCTGGTTTTACGGTTTAAGGAGCAGCTGAATGTTAAAGCCTAA
- a CDS encoding alpha/beta hydrolase, with translation MIYPLADEFLLLSGEHSFLIIGRAGAFFGLRIETFGEEYSQTVEPDDLVVVSAPEGGAVEPACMLAEFVRTYHMPLIVLPKNHAGSKRFSYLVSVGPTINTSCTIQRGTHPEQHLVCSGDELAGVVLEGQPDSVKISGLSENILPRYLNLRISTGFS, from the coding sequence ATGATCTATCCTCTGGCTGATGAGTTCCTTCTCCTCAGCGGAGAACATTCTTTTCTGATTATCGGACGTGCCGGTGCATTCTTCGGACTGCGCATAGAAACATTCGGGGAGGAGTACAGCCAGACGGTAGAGCCCGATGATCTCGTTGTGGTTTCGGCACCCGAGGGCGGGGCTGTGGAGCCGGCATGCATGCTTGCTGAATTTGTCCGGACGTACCATATGCCTCTCATCGTCCTCCCGAAAAACCACGCTGGTTCGAAACGGTTCTCGTACCTTGTCTCTGTCGGTCCCACGATCAATACCAGCTGTACAATCCAGCGGGGGACGCATCCTGAACAGCACCTGGTCTGCTCAGGCGATGAGCTGGCAGGAGTTGTACTGGAAGGGCAGCCTGACAGCGTGAAGATCTCCGGGCTGTCTGAAAATATTCTGCCCCGTTACCTGAATCTACGTATATCAACAGGTTTTTCCTGA
- a CDS encoding type II secretion system F family protein: MIAREYVRKWINRDPIRFNSLHGDMLSARVGMTLEQYVWRAIRVSVVAGILFGILGYFVSFILTYHILTTAGGIYNVLNFQLPVLFNVIYPFEYIQVSSILLSFFIGGYIAYILMLKLPAIEKGNRAIKINITLHNAVAYMYAMRRGGAQLMVIFRCLSDRADIYGEVALEFRQIVRDADFFGYDVVTAIRHLTETTPSEKFKLFLDDLLSVIESGGDMADFLSIRVQIYQEEAKFEQKQFLNVLSLVAEAYVTLFVAGPLFLIIIMVVMGMVGGSATLQLALITYAVMPIGSLIFILLIDLISIKGEKTERFTKVKWLHTFTDVRICKKENEQYQFDQLKKYDRVRNIVHNIRHPLESFVNNVNTTFYVTIPVAALYLLLIFTNVPHYRNIETYINVVDDHIVIAILIVLIPYAIFYELWSRKVLGIQELIPDFLERMAGINQVGLTVAQAIGIMVNTNLGLLSYEIRRIKRDMDWGANFTEALMRFEQRISTPAIARTVTLITKASEMSGQIGEVLSIASSDAKMSEVLKKERLNEMFIYTAIVYLSFFVFLGVVAVMTTQFLPVLTHVAPKGVPMSGALSGVGSIQIDVFGRLLYHACLVEAIFSGLIAGQMGESSISAGVKHSCILLIIALITFNFFVVTHTPA, translated from the coding sequence ATGATTGCAAGAGAATACGTCCGCAAATGGATTAACCGCGATCCTATCAGGTTCAATTCACTGCACGGGGATATGCTCTCCGCCCGCGTGGGAATGACTCTCGAACAGTACGTCTGGAGAGCCATCAGGGTCTCCGTCGTTGCGGGGATTCTGTTCGGGATTCTCGGGTACTTCGTCAGTTTTATCCTGACATACCATATCCTGACAACTGCCGGGGGTATCTACAATGTTCTCAATTTCCAGCTTCCCGTCTTATTTAATGTCATTTATCCATTCGAGTACATCCAGGTATCCTCCATCCTCCTCTCGTTTTTTATCGGAGGTTATATCGCTTATATCCTGATGCTGAAACTCCCCGCCATTGAGAAAGGGAATCGTGCCATCAAGATCAACATAACCCTGCACAACGCGGTCGCCTACATGTATGCGATGCGGAGAGGGGGAGCTCAGCTGATGGTCATCTTCCGCTGCCTCTCGGACCGGGCGGATATCTACGGAGAAGTGGCCCTTGAGTTCCGGCAGATCGTGAGGGATGCCGACTTTTTCGGGTATGACGTTGTGACGGCAATCCGGCACCTGACCGAGACCACTCCTTCGGAGAAATTCAAGCTTTTTCTTGACGATCTCCTCTCAGTCATTGAGAGCGGAGGGGATATGGCAGATTTCCTTTCCATACGGGTCCAGATTTACCAGGAGGAGGCCAAGTTTGAGCAGAAGCAGTTCCTCAATGTACTCTCTCTTGTTGCCGAAGCATATGTCACCCTCTTTGTCGCAGGTCCGCTCTTCCTCATCATTATCATGGTTGTTATGGGAATGGTGGGGGGAAGTGCCACCCTCCAGCTGGCGCTCATAACCTATGCGGTAATGCCGATAGGGTCGCTCATCTTCATCCTCCTTATCGATCTCATCTCGATCAAGGGAGAGAAGACCGAACGGTTCACAAAGGTGAAGTGGCTGCATACCTTCACCGATGTGAGGATCTGCAAGAAGGAGAACGAACAATACCAGTTCGACCAGCTCAAAAAATACGACCGGGTACGAAACATTGTCCATAATATCAGGCACCCTCTTGAGAGTTTCGTGAACAACGTCAACACTACATTTTATGTGACGATACCTGTCGCAGCGCTCTATCTCCTCCTGATCTTCACAAACGTCCCGCACTACAGGAACATTGAGACATATATCAACGTGGTCGACGATCATATCGTCATCGCTATCCTGATCGTTCTCATCCCGTATGCAATCTTCTACGAGCTCTGGTCCCGCAAAGTCCTGGGTATCCAGGAACTGATCCCTGATTTCCTAGAGAGGATGGCGGGAATCAACCAGGTGGGGCTGACTGTTGCCCAGGCAATTGGTATCATGGTGAATACGAACCTCGGGCTGCTCAGTTACGAGATCCGGCGGATCAAACGGGACATGGACTGGGGAGCGAATTTTACCGAAGCGCTCATGCGGTTCGAGCAGCGGATCAGCACGCCGGCTATTGCCCGGACAGTCACGCTGATCACCAAAGCCAGCGAGATGAGCGGTCAGATAGGAGAGGTACTCTCAATCGCTTCAAGTGATGCCAAGATGTCCGAGGTACTGAAAAAAGAGCGGCTCAATGAGATGTTCATCTATACTGCGATCGTGTACCTCTCATTCTTTGTCTTCCTGGGCGTTGTGGCCGTAATGACCACCCAGTTCCTGCCGGTACTCACTCATGTCGCACCAAAAGGAGTCCCCATGAGCGGAGCACTGTCAGGAGTCGGTTCGATCCAGATCGATGTTTTCGGACGGCTTCTCTACCACGCCTGCCTGGTTGAGGCGATCTTTTCAGGGCTTATTGCAGGCCAGATGGGAGAATCCTCCATTTCAGCCGGTGTGAAGCATTCCTGCATCCTCCTCATAATCGCACTTATCACATTCAACTTCTTCGTCGTAACCCATACCCCTGCGTGA
- a CDS encoding type II/IV secretion system ATPase subunit: MPKIFKSLFHKTRQGEEGPAETDSVAESQQDAADSIPEPAPKKPVSSYLRYFNFLKDAEKIPIEEYDFDRHGTLTEAELPDNYENIDEYWVQKGCSLIVIARNKKTNLNEYLLFEPALSDFEYELLERLHEDLRDILILTTEELKKDKRRILVERIHNLIIDYGLELEPHTLFKLQYYLIRNFIGWSRIDALMRDPLLEDISCDGNKVPVFLYHRKYRNIKTNIAFDSDVLNSLAITLAQRSGKHISTGSPIIDATLPDGSRLQLTFGAEVTTRGTSFTIRKFREEPFSPIELMDIGTFNAESLVYFWLAIENNKSLLFIGGTASGKTTSLNAVSLFIPPVAKVVSIEDTREITLFHDNWIASVTREALTEGGNVINMFDLLRSAMRQRPEFILVGEVRGPEAQTLFQAMNTGHTTFSTMHAGSVDAAIHRLESEPLNVPRNMMQALNIISVQALIYQGVERVRRVQEIVEITGIDPSTGNLQVNNVFVYDPIRDIITYTGRSQIYADVSEKRGWTRDQLESEIQLRKSILDAMREQEITDYISVASLFHAYHINASAVLSNVGDLRKVLQ; this comes from the coding sequence ATGCCAAAGATCTTTAAATCGCTGTTTCATAAAACCCGCCAGGGAGAGGAGGGACCGGCAGAAACGGATTCCGTTGCAGAATCACAACAAGATGCAGCGGACAGCATACCCGAACCGGCTCCCAAAAAACCCGTCTCCTCATACCTGCGGTATTTTAATTTTCTGAAAGACGCGGAGAAGATCCCCATTGAAGAGTACGATTTCGACCGGCATGGCACACTCACTGAAGCTGAATTACCTGACAATTATGAAAATATCGATGAATACTGGGTGCAAAAAGGCTGTTCGCTCATTGTCATTGCCCGGAATAAGAAGACCAACCTGAATGAATACCTCCTGTTTGAACCAGCCCTCTCGGATTTCGAGTACGAACTGCTTGAACGGCTCCACGAGGATCTGCGGGACATACTGATTCTCACTACTGAAGAGCTGAAGAAGGATAAACGGCGCATTCTCGTGGAGAGGATCCACAATCTCATCATCGATTACGGTCTCGAACTGGAACCGCACACCCTTTTCAAGCTCCAGTACTACCTGATCCGGAATTTCATTGGCTGGTCCCGTATCGATGCCCTGATGAGGGACCCTCTCCTTGAGGATATTTCCTGCGATGGTAACAAGGTTCCTGTTTTCCTGTACCACCGTAAATACCGGAACATCAAGACCAACATCGCGTTTGATTCCGATGTCCTGAATTCTCTTGCCATCACCCTTGCCCAGCGATCCGGCAAGCACATATCTACCGGTTCCCCAATCATTGACGCAACTCTTCCCGATGGATCGCGTCTGCAGCTCACGTTTGGCGCGGAAGTAACGACAAGAGGCACGTCATTCACCATACGAAAATTCAGGGAAGAGCCGTTCTCTCCGATTGAACTGATGGATATCGGGACATTCAATGCCGAGTCCCTCGTCTACTTCTGGCTGGCAATAGAGAACAACAAGAGCCTCCTCTTTATCGGAGGAACTGCTTCGGGGAAGACTACATCCCTTAACGCTGTATCCCTCTTCATTCCCCCGGTTGCAAAAGTAGTGAGCATTGAAGATACCCGTGAAATCACCCTGTTCCACGACAACTGGATCGCAAGCGTGACGCGTGAGGCATTAACAGAGGGAGGAAATGTAATCAACATGTTTGATCTCCTCCGCTCTGCCATGCGTCAGCGACCTGAGTTCATCCTTGTAGGAGAGGTCCGTGGCCCGGAAGCCCAGACACTCTTCCAGGCAATGAATACCGGCCACACGACCTTCTCGACCATGCATGCAGGAAGCGTGGACGCTGCTATTCACCGTCTGGAGAGCGAACCCCTGAACGTGCCACGGAATATGATGCAGGCATTGAACATCATCAGCGTCCAGGCGCTGATTTACCAGGGAGTCGAACGTGTCCGCCGGGTCCAGGAAATCGTCGAAATCACCGGGATCGATCCCTCCACGGGGAACCTTCAGGTGAACAACGTCTTCGTATACGACCCTATCCGGGACATCATCACGTACACGGGAAGATCGCAGATCTACGCGGATGTCTCTGAGAAACGCGGCTGGACCCGGGACCAGTTAGAGTCCGAGATCCAGCTCCGGAAGTCCATCCTGGATGCAATGAGAGAACAGGAGATCACGGATTATATCTCGGTAGCATCGCTCTTCCATGCATATCATATCAACGCGTCAGCCGTACTTTCAAACGTCGGGGATCTCCGCAAGGTATTGCAATGA
- a CDS encoding KaiC domain-containing protein, whose protein sequence is MNTERVKFGIVGLDDMLGGGLIAGSICALIGTYGTGKTTFSLEFVWDGLKKNESIIYISLEEREERILFYMKQKGWDVEPFLNKTLFVIKLDPTDFNLANNRIKNELPKLIQKVKATRVVIDPISLFEDLFTTDSERRQEMFRFIEGLRDKQCTIVMTSETDRDNVFSSRHALIEYLSDTVILLRYVRPSDLSDVHLALEVVKMRMSSHSREIKPYDLMQDRVDVYSEANVF, encoded by the coding sequence ATGAACACAGAGCGGGTCAAGTTCGGTATTGTCGGGCTCGATGACATGCTGGGCGGAGGGCTGATTGCCGGCAGTATCTGCGCCCTCATCGGTACCTATGGTACGGGAAAAACAACGTTCTCCCTGGAATTTGTATGGGATGGTCTCAAAAAGAACGAGAGCATCATCTATATCAGCCTCGAAGAACGGGAAGAGCGTATCCTGTTTTACATGAAACAGAAAGGCTGGGACGTGGAACCTTTCCTGAACAAGACCCTGTTCGTGATCAAGCTTGACCCCACCGATTTCAATCTCGCCAATAATCGCATCAAGAACGAGCTCCCAAAACTCATCCAGAAGGTCAAAGCGACACGGGTAGTGATCGATCCCATCTCCCTTTTCGAAGATCTCTTCACCACGGATTCCGAACGCCGGCAGGAAATGTTCCGTTTCATCGAAGGTCTCCGCGACAAGCAGTGCACCATCGTAATGACCTCGGAAACTGACCGGGACAATGTCTTCTCAAGCCGGCATGCCCTCATCGAATACTTGTCTGATACGGTAATTCTGCTCCGTTATGTCCGCCCTTCTGACCTGAGTGATGTCCACCTTGCTCTGGAAGTAGTAAAAATGAGGATGTCCTCCCACTCCCGGGAGATCAAGCCCTATGATCTGATGCAGGATCGTGTAGACGTGTACTCCGAAGCAAACGTCTTTTAA
- a CDS encoding pro-sigmaK processing inhibitor BofA family protein encodes MADLLIAVILIILIIAIVWFLVKKITILAVNAILGIVCLFLLNFLHVMQWIGKPDLGYNLATVLICAVGGLPGVLILVLLNILGITI; translated from the coding sequence ATGGCGGACTTGCTTATTGCAGTAATTCTCATCATCCTGATCATCGCGATCGTCTGGTTTCTGGTCAAAAAGATCACAATTCTCGCGGTAAACGCCATCCTCGGGATAGTATGTCTCTTCCTTCTCAACTTCCTTCACGTGATGCAGTGGATTGGCAAACCTGATCTGGGGTATAATCTGGCAACCGTCCTTATCTGTGCAGTAGGCGGTCTTCCCGGGGTCCTGATCCTCGTCCTCCTCAACATCCTGGGAATAACAATTTAA
- a CDS encoding TldD/PmbA family protein — translation MDWIDQLIQEGTKTVDEVEIYYGEGTSVSADLKKRTVHLATNSMDCGLGIRVIHHGQIGSSSTSNPGQWRECLAAAIASSKLATPQPWEGLPAPEPLPEVPVSFDSSMKIEPECARDLLSRMLEGADAHKADITSGSAGLSRVDITLANSNGVRYTDRHTGVSLSLEAIHKQSTGYEFDSAWSISMVDPAAVGERATFFARNSSEGEEIATGEYDLLLSPLAYAELLGGVFVPALSGRNVHAKRSRLGESLGKCVASEQVSMYDDPHMPGPGGSVGWDAEGMPTRRIDFVRDGVLQCFAYDLKTAYRHGQESTGSAVRGGSNGLPAIGHHNFVVDGIRNSVDDTRVLYVHNLIGAHTANPLSGDFSVELSNVFWMENGELQKPVRSAMFSGNVFELHHNIAGLSRKSRTVGSLVLPSIKINNQRIIGKN, via the coding sequence GTGGACTGGATTGATCAGCTGATACAGGAAGGAACAAAGACCGTTGACGAGGTCGAGATCTATTACGGCGAGGGTACCAGCGTCTCGGCAGACTTAAAGAAACGGACGGTCCATCTGGCAACGAATTCCATGGACTGCGGACTTGGTATTCGTGTAATCCATCACGGGCAGATCGGATCATCAAGCACCAGCAACCCCGGCCAGTGGAGGGAGTGTCTTGCTGCAGCGATAGCCAGCTCAAAGCTTGCAACACCCCAGCCGTGGGAGGGATTGCCGGCACCAGAACCCCTTCCGGAAGTCCCGGTATCATTTGATTCATCGATGAAGATAGAACCGGAATGCGCCCGCGATCTCCTCTCCCGGATGCTCGAAGGGGCAGATGCGCACAAGGCCGATATTACTTCGGGATCTGCAGGTCTTTCCAGAGTGGATATAACGCTTGCCAACAGCAACGGGGTCCGCTACACTGACCGCCATACCGGTGTCTCCCTGTCTCTCGAAGCTATTCACAAACAATCAACAGGGTACGAGTTTGACAGCGCCTGGTCCATCTCCATGGTGGACCCGGCTGCTGTCGGGGAACGGGCAACATTCTTTGCCCGTAATTCATCGGAAGGTGAAGAGATCGCTACCGGCGAATACGATCTTCTCCTCTCGCCCCTGGCTTATGCAGAGCTTCTTGGGGGAGTATTCGTCCCGGCACTGAGTGGGCGCAATGTCCATGCAAAACGCTCCCGCCTTGGGGAGTCCCTTGGGAAATGTGTAGCCTCTGAACAGGTTTCGATGTATGATGACCCCCATATGCCAGGACCGGGCGGTAGTGTCGGGTGGGATGCCGAAGGCATGCCTACCCGGCGGATAGATTTTGTAAGGGACGGGGTATTGCAGTGCTTTGCCTATGATCTCAAAACCGCTTACCGCCATGGGCAGGAGAGCACGGGAAGTGCAGTCCGCGGGGGCTCGAACGGCCTCCCTGCAATCGGACATCATAATTTTGTTGTCGATGGCATACGCAACAGTGTGGATGACACCCGTGTACTCTATGTGCATAACCTTATCGGAGCGCATACTGCAAACCCACTGAGCGGAGACTTCTCGGTTGAACTCTCCAATGTCTTCTGGATGGAGAACGGAGAACTCCAGAAGCCGGTCCGGAGTGCCATGTTCTCGGGTAACGTGTTCGAACTCCATCATAACATTGCAGGTCTGAGCAGGAAGAGCAGGACGGTAGGATCGCTGGTTCTCCCGTCAATAAAAATTAATAATCAGCGTATCATTGGTAAAAACTGA
- a CDS encoding TldD/PmbA family protein has product MQGITYFDLRHVTGESTHIDIDNSVVESAGTSFANIAVLRVLSGHGWGILQIDNYTPCKGKKFEDLLERAGRLAGITQEKVVLGDAPSGILPVPPVKEDPSEIPLEEKSTLLAAIEKEARSPGIVNTRANYVERVENVHFSDSSGNEFSYRMTRSGFNVLAVASRNGDLQMGYEREHSIHGFNLRHQEESGKKAAKTALALLDAGAPKGGKLRAVLDPELAGVFAHEAVGHASEGDLICEGNSVLKGRTGEKIGNEILTIVDDPGLREFGFDPVDAEGVAVSRTEIVRKGVINAFLHNRESLASVGNGSAGHARAMPGEPPLVRMSNTFIEAGDATEEEIFAECKNGIFLKGSRGGQVDPGRGVFQFNAEYGYLIENGECTRMVRDVSLSGEILKTLHGIILCGNKRVMSPGYCGKGGQSVPVSDGAPHILLNDAVVGGSGLD; this is encoded by the coding sequence ATGCAGGGTATCACGTATTTTGACCTGCGCCATGTCACTGGCGAATCTACCCACATAGATATCGATAATAGTGTGGTGGAATCGGCCGGAACCTCTTTTGCCAATATAGCAGTTCTCCGCGTTCTCTCTGGTCACGGCTGGGGAATCCTCCAGATCGACAACTACACCCCGTGCAAAGGGAAGAAGTTTGAAGATCTCCTGGAGCGGGCGGGCCGGCTTGCCGGGATCACTCAGGAAAAAGTCGTGCTTGGCGATGCTCCAAGTGGAATCCTTCCTGTTCCTCCGGTTAAAGAAGATCCATCTGAAATCCCCCTTGAAGAAAAATCCACCCTCCTTGCTGCGATCGAGAAAGAAGCCCGCAGCCCGGGGATCGTGAACACCCGGGCAAACTATGTCGAGCGGGTCGAGAACGTACACTTCTCCGATAGTTCCGGCAACGAATTCTCCTACCGGATGACAAGGTCCGGCTTCAATGTTCTCGCAGTTGCATCCCGTAACGGCGATCTCCAGATGGGATACGAACGTGAGCACTCCATCCACGGATTCAATCTCCGTCACCAGGAGGAGAGCGGTAAAAAAGCTGCAAAAACTGCGCTCGCGCTCCTGGATGCAGGTGCACCCAAAGGAGGGAAACTGCGGGCAGTCCTTGATCCTGAACTTGCCGGCGTTTTTGCCCATGAGGCAGTGGGACATGCCAGCGAAGGCGACCTGATTTGTGAGGGAAACTCGGTCCTGAAAGGGAGGACCGGGGAGAAGATCGGCAATGAAATCCTCACCATTGTTGACGACCCGGGTCTCCGTGAGTTCGGCTTTGACCCGGTCGATGCAGAAGGGGTTGCCGTGAGCAGGACGGAAATAGTCAGAAAAGGGGTCATCAATGCATTCCTGCACAACCGGGAATCCCTCGCTTCGGTCGGGAACGGTTCAGCCGGCCATGCCCGGGCCATGCCCGGTGAACCCCCGCTCGTGAGGATGAGCAACACCTTTATCGAGGCCGGTGATGCGACGGAGGAAGAGATATTCGCGGAATGTAAAAACGGAATTTTCCTCAAAGGCTCCCGGGGCGGACAGGTTGACCCGGGGCGGGGTGTCTTCCAGTTCAACGCGGAATACGGGTACCTTATTGAGAACGGGGAATGCACACGGATGGTCAGGGACGTGTCATTGTCCGGTGAGATCCTAAAAACCCTGCACGGGATTATCCTGTGCGGCAACAAGCGGGTGATGAGCCCGGGCTATTGCGGCAAAGGCGGACAGAGTGTTCCTGTCAGCGATGGGGCGCCGCACATTCTGTTAAACGACGCGGTGGTGGGTGGCAGTGGACTGGATTGA